One genomic region from Bacillus aquiflavi encodes:
- a CDS encoding pyruvate kinase, which yields MESREKLMKTINQIIHYVQAKINHSDVTIGKSPLSSENLMAFLALRSLKLFEVDKALREEGLISISDITPHVLYSLEKIKLNLGIDNINSFKQLVNPEYAHKTIESRTKKLFGSTQMSIMVTLDKDMLGNKALFKELLLAGMNIARINCAHDHPEIWEQLIKAIRLAEHDLKLKEPCKIYMDLAGPKVRVEKLTTANEQIKLTAEQENSCTNTKIGMLALDTNESIITENSFRLAVTGNNDFSLVTIGDQLTFIDAKSKKRKFTIIEILDSTKVKVKLNKQAIIHHNMSISTGELEWKVDLSKTEVEEIIVRKGDIIRIYRTKNARAAKRSMTITESKALINVKINDRIFINDGKICGVVCNVTSDFIDWKVVTIEKKMTKIKKRKGINLPDSFLHFNLPALTTTDIFHLPFICKHADLIGLSFVHHPEDIRKLISHINSVTTKTPGIIAKIETKEAIYHLSKIICEGLQYKAFGVMVARGDLAVEIGFELLSSIQENILSICEAAHVPVIWATCVLNHLTKTGIPSRTEMSDISLGMQAQCIMLNKGPFIVDSVQMLKRIFVKRDDRSHSRYDRFDRFITQYVF from the coding sequence ATGGAATCCAGGGAAAAATTAATGAAGACGATTAATCAGATCATTCATTATGTTCAAGCAAAAATAAATCATTCCGATGTTACTATAGGAAAAAGTCCCCTTAGTTCTGAAAACTTAATGGCATTTTTAGCACTAAGATCACTGAAGCTTTTTGAAGTAGATAAAGCATTGCGAGAGGAAGGACTCATTTCCATTTCGGATATCACTCCGCATGTGCTTTATTCATTGGAAAAAATAAAATTAAATTTAGGAATAGATAACATCAATAGTTTCAAACAACTAGTAAATCCTGAATATGCTCATAAAACGATAGAGAGCAGAACAAAAAAATTGTTTGGCTCAACGCAAATGTCTATTATGGTCACACTTGATAAAGATATGCTCGGAAACAAAGCGTTATTTAAAGAGCTGCTTTTAGCAGGGATGAATATCGCGCGAATAAATTGTGCTCATGATCATCCTGAAATTTGGGAGCAGTTAATAAAGGCAATTCGCCTAGCAGAACATGATTTAAAGTTAAAAGAGCCATGTAAAATTTATATGGATTTAGCAGGACCAAAAGTGAGAGTTGAAAAATTAACAACAGCGAATGAACAAATAAAACTAACAGCAGAACAAGAGAATAGCTGTACGAATACGAAAATAGGAATGTTGGCTTTAGACACGAACGAGTCAATCATAACCGAAAATAGCTTTCGTCTAGCGGTAACAGGAAATAACGATTTTAGTCTTGTGACGATTGGAGATCAATTGACATTCATTGATGCAAAATCAAAAAAAAGAAAATTTACGATTATAGAAATACTTGATTCAACAAAGGTAAAGGTAAAACTAAATAAACAAGCGATCATTCATCATAATATGAGCATTTCGACAGGAGAGCTTGAATGGAAAGTGGACCTGTCAAAAACTGAAGTAGAAGAAATAATAGTCCGTAAAGGGGATATCATTCGAATCTATCGAACGAAAAATGCAAGGGCTGCAAAAAGAAGCATGACGATCACTGAATCAAAAGCATTAATTAATGTAAAAATAAACGATCGAATTTTTATTAATGACGGAAAAATATGTGGAGTAGTATGTAACGTAACGAGTGATTTTATCGATTGGAAAGTGGTTACAATAGAAAAGAAAATGACAAAAATAAAAAAAAGAAAAGGAATTAATTTACCAGATTCTTTTTTACATTTTAATTTGCCTGCACTGACAACAACAGACATATTTCATTTACCGTTTATTTGTAAGCATGCTGATTTAATCGGATTATCATTTGTTCATCATCCAGAAGATATAAGAAAGTTAATTTCACATATCAATTCAGTAACGACAAAAACACCTGGTATTATTGCCAAAATCGAAACAAAGGAAGCGATCTATCATCTTTCTAAAATAATATGTGAGGGCTTACAATATAAAGCATTTGGCGTAATGGTTGCTCGGGGTGATTTAGCTGTTGAAATTGGCTTTGAGTTACTTTCAAGTATTCAAGAAAATATTTTGAGTATTTGTGAAGCGGCACACGTTCCTGTTATATGGGCGACTTGTGTTCTTAATCATTTAACAAAAACAGGTATTCCAAGCCGAACAGAAATGAGTGATATTTCTCTTGGAATGCAAGCGCAATGCATAATGTTAAATAAAGGCCCGTTCATAGTTGATTCGGTTCAAATGTTGAAAAGAATATTTGTCAAAAGAGATGATCGCTCACATTCTCGATATGATCGTTTTGATCGTTTTATTACCCAGTATGTTTTTTAA
- a CDS encoding YhcN/YlaJ family sporulation lipoprotein: protein MRLKYLFFVALLAIGLLSACAGNFDNTDAARDKDLTKPARVDNNTLDGTRDYRRNDIITNDTRTRNVRNMGRNVGDRNDTPKMRVADNVADRIAALPEVDSANVIVTENNAYVAAKLDDSSGKGLTSNIERKISNQVKAVDRDIDNVYVSVNPDFYDRTTTYAEDIRQGRPISGFFDEFTETVRRIFPNNVR from the coding sequence ATGAGACTAAAATATTTATTTTTTGTCGCTCTTTTAGCGATTGGATTGTTATCTGCCTGTGCAGGTAATTTTGACAATACTGATGCTGCAAGGGATAAAGATTTAACAAAGCCTGCCCGCGTTGATAATAATACATTAGATGGCACTCGTGATTATAGAAGAAATGACATCATTACGAATGATACTCGAACACGTAACGTAAGAAATATGGGCAGAAATGTTGGAGATCGAAACGATACTCCAAAAATGAGAGTGGCTGATAACGTGGCAGATCGAATTGCTGCATTGCCTGAGGTTGATTCAGCTAACGTCATTGTAACGGAAAACAACGCTTATGTTGCTGCAAAGCTAGATGATTCATCGGGCAAAGGGTTAACAAGCAATATTGAGCGAAAAATTTCTAATCAAGTAAAAGCGGTTGATCGTGACATTGATAACGTGTATGTATCTGTTAATCCCGATTTTTACGACCGAACAACGACATATGCAGAAGATATTCGACAAGGACGTCCAATTTCTGGCTTTTTTGATGAGTTTACAGAAACAGTGCGCCGCATTTTCCCTAATAATGTTCGTTAA
- the crcB gene encoding fluoride efflux transporter CrcB, with protein MMIYLFVGIGGAIGSIMRYFLSIAFQPIFPIGTFAVNIIGSFCLGLFHAFFIMQNRINLYLAKGISVGLIGSFTTFSAFSNEMAMLINDEKFALAFIYIFVSLFGGLLLAWTGFRLGRLFARYDGDGNE; from the coding sequence ATGATGATTTATCTTTTTGTAGGTATTGGAGGAGCGATTGGAAGTATAATGAGATATTTTTTGTCCATTGCGTTTCAGCCCATATTTCCAATTGGGACATTTGCCGTAAATATAATTGGTTCGTTTTGTTTAGGCTTGTTTCATGCCTTTTTTATCATGCAAAATCGAATCAATTTATATTTGGCAAAAGGGATTAGTGTTGGGTTAATTGGCTCGTTTACGACTTTTTCTGCATTTAGCAATGAAATGGCGATGTTAATAAATGATGAAAAGTTTGCACTTGCTTTCATTTATATATTCGTCAGTTTATTTGGCGGTCTTTTATTAGCATGGACAGGCTTTCGTTTAGGCCGTTTGTTTGCACGTTATGACGGTGATGGCAATGAATGA
- the crcB gene encoding fluoride efflux transporter CrcB: protein MNEIIAIGMGGFFGAMTRFAVSNWFSKKNITIFPLGTLTVNLIGSFLLGLVISFSLKMIPYAFFATGFLGAFTTFSTVNLEFIQLFEKREKKLSYQYIYVTYIGGIICAFLGLWLGSIIL from the coding sequence ATGAATGAAATCATCGCTATCGGAATGGGCGGTTTTTTTGGAGCGATGACAAGGTTTGCGGTTAGTAATTGGTTTAGTAAAAAAAATATTACTATATTTCCACTAGGAACATTAACCGTGAACTTAATTGGTTCGTTTTTATTAGGTTTGGTTATTAGTTTTAGTTTAAAAATGATTCCTTATGCTTTTTTTGCAACTGGATTTCTTGGGGCATTTACTACATTTTCAACGGTCAATTTAGAGTTCATTCAATTATTTGAGAAACGTGAGAAAAAGCTGTCCTATCAATATATTTACGTAACTTATATCGGCGGAATCATCTGTGCTTTTCTCGGGTTATGGCTAGGAAGCATAATACTTTGA
- a CDS encoding lysylphosphatidylglycerol synthase domain-containing protein, translating into MIVFELDEIFKDFNWKVLEQHIDRLSFINIVTVLLMSLVALFPMHFYDVILVRLFKINIPNKKLLLYSLSANAYSNFVGFGGVAGATLRTYYYKKYLHDDIPYIQIIAKLSLFFLTGLSLLCSVILFFFSHSLLFLELKWMKIAVWSIALYTPFLFIILFLKKDFWNIRKTRRTFFLELMIISFFEWLFVTGCVWGITLILHVPITLEQLFPIVVISSCAGIISLIPGGIGSFDLLFLTGFELYGIDTELSLLVILLYRLSYYVFPVLLGTPVVFIKLFKKG; encoded by the coding sequence TTGATTGTCTTTGAACTTGATGAAATATTTAAAGACTTTAATTGGAAAGTGCTTGAACAACATATCGATCGGTTATCTTTTATTAACATAGTAACTGTTTTGTTGATGAGCTTAGTAGCGTTGTTTCCAATGCACTTTTATGATGTCATCCTTGTTCGATTATTTAAAATAAATATTCCGAACAAAAAGCTACTTTTATACTCTTTATCCGCTAATGCTTATTCTAATTTTGTCGGATTTGGCGGTGTGGCAGGTGCTACATTACGTACATATTATTATAAAAAATATTTGCATGATGACATACCATACATACAAATAATTGCAAAACTCTCGTTATTTTTCTTAACTGGCTTGTCTTTATTGTGCTCGGTGATTTTGTTTTTCTTTTCTCACTCCTTGTTATTTTTGGAATTAAAATGGATGAAGATCGCCGTATGGAGTATTGCTCTTTATACGCCATTTTTATTCATTATTTTATTTTTAAAGAAAGACTTTTGGAATATAAGAAAAACGAGAAGGACATTCTTTTTAGAACTAATGATTATCTCATTTTTTGAGTGGTTATTTGTAACTGGATGCGTTTGGGGAATTACACTCATTTTACACGTTCCAATCACATTGGAGCAGCTATTTCCGATAGTCGTTATTTCATCTTGTGCAGGAATTATTAGCCTCATTCCAGGCGGAATTGGGTCGTTCGATCTTTTGTTTTTAACAGGGTTTGAGCTTTATGGGATTGATACTGAACTAAGCTTGCTTGTCATTTTATTATACCGTTTAAGCTATTACGTTTTCCCAGTGTTGTTAGGAACACCTGTTGTGTTCATAAAGTTATTTAAAAAAGGGTAA
- a CDS encoding formate dehydrogenase subunit gamma yields MKNKQGKVYRQSLSNRLVHWITAISIFSLIISGFGQLPMYKRYNIVKLPGAEWLGEYSLTLIMHYIGAIVLILILFYHLFVHLFLKQFDIVPKPGDIKASYQIIKAMMTKGEEPPSDKYLAEQRLAYFAFAVTLFILVMTGLLKMAKNVSFLNISNSAVTLAAHIHNFATILLILLIIGHFAAFIFKENRSLIPGMFTGYVNEEYAKHRHSLWYKKLQGKK; encoded by the coding sequence ATGAAAAATAAACAAGGTAAAGTTTACCGCCAAAGTCTATCTAATCGTCTCGTCCATTGGATCACGGCCATATCCATTTTCTCTCTTATAATAAGTGGATTTGGGCAGTTGCCCATGTATAAGCGATACAATATTGTAAAGCTCCCTGGCGCCGAATGGCTCGGAGAATATTCTTTAACACTTATCATGCACTATATTGGTGCAATTGTACTCATACTCATTTTATTTTATCACTTGTTTGTCCATTTGTTTCTGAAACAGTTTGATATCGTTCCAAAGCCGGGTGATATAAAAGCATCATATCAAATTATTAAAGCGATGATGACAAAAGGAGAAGAACCGCCTAGTGATAAATATTTAGCAGAGCAGCGACTTGCATACTTTGCATTTGCTGTCACGCTATTCATATTAGTAATGACCGGGCTGTTAAAAATGGCGAAGAATGTAAGTTTTCTCAATATATCTAATAGTGCTGTCACATTAGCAGCACATATTCACAATTTTGCAACTATCCTCTTAATTTTATTAATTATCGGACATTTTGCAGCATTTATTTTTAAAGAAAATCGCAGCTTAATACCGGGAATGTTTACTGGTTATGTAAATGAAGAATATGCAAAACACCGTCATTCTCTTTGGTATAAAAAACTACAAGGAAAAAAGTAA
- a CDS encoding 4Fe-4S dicluster domain-containing protein — protein sequence MSNITRRDFIKRTGGAITVGAIVLSGADKIVASTDTSAEKGTVIDLSKCDGCKQKDTPLCVLACREKNKEKFPKVDHQYLKPYWPQKKYEDYSNQQDETGRLTPYNWTFIDRVEVEHKGKIEEVFVPRRCMHCDHPTCKGLCPFGAIEKDKNGAVKIDDGMCMGGAKCRDVCPWDIPQRQAGVGLYTKIAPEYLGGGVMYKCDFCADLLAEGKPPACVTACPNKAITFGSKADMRKYAYKRAKEIDGYVYGDKENGGTATFYVSKVPFEKIDKAIKVSKERLNDIKPGRPTMDVAVENKLDSLNGMALSAVLAPVASIAAAGFVAYRKLTGGKRDEK from the coding sequence ATGAGTAATATAACGAGGCGAGATTTTATTAAAAGAACCGGCGGGGCGATCACCGTGGGAGCGATTGTTTTATCTGGTGCGGATAAAATAGTAGCTAGTACAGATACAAGCGCTGAAAAAGGAACAGTGATTGATTTATCAAAATGTGATGGCTGCAAACAAAAGGATACTCCCCTTTGCGTTCTTGCATGTCGTGAAAAAAATAAGGAGAAATTTCCAAAGGTCGATCATCAATATTTAAAACCATACTGGCCCCAAAAGAAATACGAAGACTATTCAAATCAACAAGATGAGACAGGACGATTAACTCCATATAATTGGACTTTTATTGATCGAGTCGAAGTTGAACATAAAGGAAAAATAGAAGAAGTTTTCGTCCCGCGTCGTTGCATGCATTGTGACCATCCAACATGCAAAGGTTTATGTCCTTTCGGGGCAATCGAAAAAGACAAAAATGGTGCGGTGAAAATTGATGACGGAATGTGCATGGGTGGGGCAAAGTGCCGTGATGTTTGTCCATGGGATATTCCTCAAAGACAAGCAGGAGTTGGGCTTTACACAAAAATTGCTCCTGAATATTTAGGCGGCGGTGTCATGTATAAATGTGACTTCTGTGCTGATCTGCTTGCGGAAGGAAAACCACCTGCTTGTGTAACTGCTTGTCCAAATAAAGCAATTACCTTTGGCAGTAAAGCTGACATGCGGAAATATGCTTACAAACGAGCAAAGGAAATAGACGGTTACGTATACGGAGATAAAGAAAACGGGGGTACAGCAACTTTCTATGTATCGAAAGTTCCATTTGAAAAAATTGATAAAGCGATAAAAGTGAGTAAGGAACGACTAAATGATATTAAACCAGGACGACCTACAATGGACGTAGCGGTTGAAAATAAACTTGATTCGCTTAACGGTATGGCTTTAAGTGCGGTACTTGCCCCTGTTGCAAGTATTGCAGCTGCCGGCTTTGTTGCTTATCGAAAGTTAACAGGAGGTAAACGAGATGAAAAATAA
- a CDS encoding AraC family transcriptional regulator — translation MKFKVETLPNYRIAYMRRVGRYGPANIEVMEKLKKWAKEKNLLKSAILLAIPQDNPETTLPKNCRFDACIVISKDHLMDGLDDSICEGDLPGGKYLIYEVKHTAQDIQKAYADIFPSLQSNGYKIDHKPIFERYIGDMINNPYCEICVPVK, via the coding sequence ATGAAATTTAAAGTCGAAACACTTCCAAACTATCGCATTGCTTATATGAGACGTGTTGGGCGATATGGACCAGCAAATATTGAAGTAATGGAGAAGTTAAAAAAATGGGCGAAGGAGAAAAATCTTCTTAAATCGGCAATCTTACTTGCAATACCACAAGATAACCCCGAGACAACTCTTCCTAAGAACTGTAGATTTGATGCTTGTATTGTGATTTCAAAGGATCATCTAATGGACGGTTTGGATGATTCAATTTGCGAAGGCGACCTTCCTGGTGGGAAATATCTTATTTACGAAGTCAAACATACAGCACAAGATATTCAAAAAGCATACGCGGATATTTTTCCTTCTCTACAAAGCAATGGTTATAAAATTGATCACAAACCAATTTTTGAAAGATACATTGGTGATATGATTAACAACCCTTATTGTGAAATATGTGTACCCGTAAAATAG
- a CDS encoding cupredoxin domain-containing protein: MQFLVLNKRSIILFLLLFMAIISASIWFFSKNENAPVFNDQNSAEMREIHLITVEYKSKTDDGKIIEAYRWDPGTIFVNKGEKVKLRLFGVNGHEHAFMIEGTKIEGTVKKGEETIVPVQFDKEGVFKLVCLTHHDENNHVPMVANIVVD, encoded by the coding sequence ATGCAGTTTCTAGTATTAAACAAGCGGTCAATTATTTTATTTTTACTCCTCTTTATGGCAATCATCAGTGCATCTATTTGGTTCTTCAGCAAAAATGAAAATGCTCCTGTATTTAATGATCAAAACAGTGCCGAAATGAGAGAAATCCATCTCATCACAGTAGAATATAAAAGTAAAACAGATGATGGTAAAATCATTGAAGCATACCGTTGGGATCCGGGAACAATTTTTGTCAATAAAGGAGAAAAAGTAAAGCTTCGGCTTTTTGGAGTAAATGGTCATGAGCATGCATTTATGATTGAAGGAACAAAGATAGAAGGAACTGTAAAAAAAGGGGAAGAGACGATCGTACCAGTTCAATTTGATAAAGAAGGAGTCTTTAAGTTAGTATGCCTCACTCATCATGATGAAAATAATCATGTACCGATGGTTGCGAATATCGTTGTTGATTAG
- a CDS encoding helix-turn-helix domain-containing protein, whose amino-acid sequence MNNEGERKDVALLNKVLIANQDEFESKGIQWLLESSFTTLEVERALTLTETIHKLESLKPDILILEIDLIGREQFKAFKRTLQITKPLILGITIEATFEAAKKAINLEVKDLFVKPLSPEILLRTVRKSIREMSSIIQAESFISSKTVKRTVSDDDLFIPSQVRGDDYTIIGLQTENHHDLKRLFSFLKGYQFIDETDITPTDEMIICIVNRTAQNVATKFKKLLRDWHEKGNGPVAIVIHSGTNDQLSLHEKYIETKKMMKVTFFVGYNQVLEFNQLFDWKFIDPFLTPKEQQFWIEHLQGENRKQIREWLYHEFLQLEKPYPEPNLLRIRLTSILAQIRRFMKTSQINQKEYEDEYLNLFHGILYHPLLYRIVQQLILFIANILDEKQKLEKTRSIDVISKSIEYIKANYWNTHLSLRDIALFVERNPSYLSSQIAKKKKTGKTYKEIVNDIRIRTAKKLLRETNMSVKEISALCGFNTQQHFNKVFRSINKQSPNQFRKTNT is encoded by the coding sequence ATGAATAATGAAGGTGAAAGAAAGGATGTGGCGCTGTTGAATAAAGTATTAATAGCTAATCAAGATGAGTTTGAGAGTAAAGGTATTCAATGGTTGCTTGAATCTTCATTTACAACATTAGAAGTTGAAAGAGCATTAACGCTCACCGAAACGATTCATAAGCTTGAAAGTTTAAAGCCAGATATCCTCATTTTAGAAATCGATCTCATTGGCAGAGAACAATTCAAAGCTTTTAAAAGAACATTGCAAATTACAAAACCGCTCATTTTAGGGATTACGATTGAAGCGACATTTGAAGCAGCTAAAAAAGCAATTAATCTCGAAGTTAAAGATTTATTTGTGAAACCTCTTTCTCCAGAAATATTATTAAGAACAGTACGAAAGTCCATTCGAGAAATGTCCAGTATTATTCAAGCTGAATCATTTATCTCCTCGAAAACCGTTAAAAGGACAGTTAGTGATGACGATTTATTTATTCCTTCCCAAGTAAGGGGAGACGATTATACGATCATTGGTTTACAAACAGAAAATCATCATGACCTTAAGAGATTGTTTTCGTTTCTAAAAGGATATCAATTCATAGATGAAACAGACATAACTCCAACAGATGAAATGATTATTTGCATCGTCAACCGCACTGCCCAAAACGTTGCTACTAAGTTTAAAAAATTATTAAGAGACTGGCATGAAAAAGGGAATGGACCTGTTGCAATTGTCATCCATAGCGGAACAAACGATCAGTTAAGCCTCCATGAAAAATATATTGAGACAAAAAAGATGATGAAAGTTACTTTTTTTGTAGGCTATAATCAAGTACTTGAATTTAATCAATTGTTTGATTGGAAATTTATTGATCCGTTTCTCACTCCTAAAGAACAACAATTTTGGATAGAACACTTACAAGGAGAAAATCGAAAACAGATTAGGGAGTGGCTGTATCATGAATTTTTGCAGCTAGAGAAGCCCTATCCAGAACCAAATTTGCTGCGCATTCGTTTAACAAGTATATTAGCGCAAATTCGCAGGTTTATGAAAACTTCTCAAATTAATCAAAAAGAATACGAAGACGAATATTTAAATTTATTTCATGGGATTTTATATCATCCACTTTTATACCGAATTGTCCAGCAGTTAATTTTATTTATCGCCAATATTCTTGATGAAAAACAAAAGCTTGAGAAGACGAGATCAATAGACGTCATTTCTAAAAGTATTGAATATATTAAGGCAAATTATTGGAACACTCACTTATCGCTTCGTGATATTGCACTATTTGTTGAAAGAAATCCATCTTATTTAAGTAGTCAAATTGCAAAAAAAAAAAAAACAGGAAAAACATATAAAGAGATCGTAAATGACATTCGAATACGCACTGCAAAAAAACTCCTCCGCGAAACGAATATGTCTGTAAAAGAGATCTCAGCTTTATGCGGTTTCAACACACAGCAGCATTTTAATAAAGTGTTTCGCAGTATTAATAAGCAATCTCCAAACCAATTTCGAAAGACAAATACATAA
- the hutI gene encoding imidazolonepropionase, giving the protein MQKKPIFVQNANQIITLKGSSEKPLTKEQMNELHIIENSSLWLEDGKIQMVGPHDKLVEQYKDRLHEAEIIDSYGKIILPGLVDPHTHLVYAGSREGEFNMRLNGATYMEIMNNGGGIHATTSKTREACEDELFAQSFRRLNAFLLHGVTTVEAKSGYGLNWETEYKQLKVAKRLNEAHVIDIVSTFMGAHAVPADFKHLEDKFVDFVIEEMLPKVAEENLAEFNDVFCERGVFTPEQSRRILLAGKKYGLIPKLHADEIEPYEGAELAAEVGAISADHLLKASEKGMKAMADKGVIGVLLPGTAFFLMAESANGRKMIDLGVPVALSTDCNPGSSPTCSLPFIMNLACLKMGLTPAEAIVAATINAAHAINRGQEIGSIEIGKKADIVIMDVPNYMQLAYHYGMNHTDTVIKNGKVVVLGGQIQ; this is encoded by the coding sequence GTGCAGAAAAAACCGATATTTGTACAAAATGCAAATCAAATCATCACATTAAAAGGAAGTTCAGAAAAACCGTTAACAAAAGAGCAGATGAATGAGCTTCATATCATTGAAAACAGTTCTTTATGGCTTGAAGATGGAAAAATTCAAATGGTCGGACCACACGATAAATTGGTTGAGCAATATAAAGACCGACTTCATGAGGCGGAAATCATCGATAGTTATGGAAAAATCATTCTACCTGGACTTGTTGATCCTCATACACATTTAGTGTATGCAGGCAGTCGTGAAGGTGAATTTAATATGCGGTTAAATGGCGCGACTTATATGGAAATTATGAACAATGGCGGCGGTATTCATGCAACAACATCAAAAACTCGTGAAGCATGTGAAGACGAATTGTTTGCACAAAGTTTCAGACGATTAAATGCGTTTTTACTTCACGGTGTTACAACTGTTGAAGCAAAGAGCGGCTACGGACTAAATTGGGAAACAGAATATAAACAATTAAAAGTTGCTAAGCGGTTAAATGAAGCGCATGTCATTGATATCGTAAGTACGTTTATGGGTGCACATGCTGTACCAGCAGATTTTAAACATCTCGAAGACAAGTTTGTTGACTTTGTCATTGAAGAAATGCTGCCAAAGGTAGCGGAAGAGAATTTGGCCGAATTTAATGATGTATTTTGTGAAAGGGGTGTATTTACTCCAGAACAGTCGCGGAGAATTTTGTTAGCTGGGAAAAAGTATGGGCTTATTCCGAAGTTGCATGCAGACGAAATCGAACCATATGAGGGAGCGGAACTTGCTGCCGAAGTGGGGGCAATTTCTGCAGATCATTTATTAAAAGCATCTGAAAAAGGGATGAAGGCAATGGCTGATAAAGGAGTCATTGGCGTCCTTCTCCCTGGAACAGCGTTTTTCTTAATGGCAGAATCGGCAAATGGTCGTAAAATGATTGATCTTGGGGTGCCCGTAGCATTATCAACAGATTGTAATCCAGGGTCATCACCAACCTGTTCTTTACCTTTTATAATGAATCTCGCTTGTTTAAAAATGGGCTTGACACCTGCTGAAGCAATTGTAGCTGCAACAATCAATGCTGCTCATGCAATTAACCGGGGTCAAGAGATTGGCAGTATTGAGATTGGCAAAAAGGCTGACATTGTGATAATGGATGTTCCAAATTATATGCAGCTTGCGTATCATTATGGAATGAATCATACAGATACGGTTATTAAAAATGGTAAAGTTGTAGTTTTAGGAGGTCAAATACAATGA
- a CDS encoding agmatinase family protein: protein MKLPISPPTFYWPKQAPADDVKVHEWIKQPASLNETVIYKNWDAILFGVPLSRSSISVSGASEFPEAFRRSWNGFSTYNLDDETELKDLKIADIGDVSMHFTNILKCHRNIKETMLGVRQLFPKAYPIAIGGDHSITAMLVAGLKEAEPTKEIGILQFDTHFDLRSLADHGPTNGTPIRNLIESGIIKGENVYNIGLHGFYNSQSLISYAKEHRVQYVTMKQVRKSGIKETVKKALHYLQNKVDTIYVTVDMDVLDIGFAPGVPASTPGGMRTDELFEAVYLAGAASKVKALDIVCLDPTRDEAAKPTVKAGTYTFLSFLTGVQHKRSG, encoded by the coding sequence ATGAAACTACCAATTTCACCGCCAACATTTTATTGGCCAAAACAAGCACCGGCAGATGATGTGAAAGTTCATGAATGGATTAAACAGCCTGCTAGTTTAAATGAAACTGTCATTTATAAAAACTGGGATGCCATTTTATTTGGCGTCCCGTTATCACGTTCATCGATTAGTGTTTCTGGTGCATCCGAATTTCCAGAGGCATTTCGGCGCTCATGGAACGGATTTTCCACTTATAATCTTGATGATGAAACAGAATTAAAAGATTTAAAGATTGCTGATATAGGCGACGTGTCAATGCATTTTACAAATATTTTAAAATGTCATCGCAATATAAAAGAAACGATGCTAGGAGTTCGCCAACTTTTCCCCAAAGCTTATCCAATTGCAATCGGTGGAGATCATTCAATTACAGCAATGTTAGTTGCTGGATTAAAAGAGGCCGAACCAACAAAAGAAATCGGTATTTTACAGTTTGATACCCATTTTGATCTACGCAGTTTAGCTGATCATGGTCCAACTAACGGCACACCAATTCGCAATTTGATTGAAAGTGGAATAATAAAAGGGGAAAATGTTTATAACATCGGACTTCACGGCTTTTATAACAGTCAATCATTAATTTCATATGCTAAAGAGCATCGTGTTCAATATGTTACCATGAAGCAAGTGCGAAAGAGCGGTATTAAAGAGACTGTAAAGAAGGCACTTCATTATTTACAGAACAAGGTCGACACAATTTATGTAACTGTTGATATGGATGTATTAGATATCGGTTTTGCACCTGGTGTTCCCGCATCAACTCCAGGTGGGATGAGAACGGATGAGCTGTTTGAAGCAGTTTATTTAGCAGGTGCTGCTTCAAAAGTGAAAGCATTGGATATTGTTTGTTTAGATCCTACACGTGATGAAGCGGCTAAACCGACAGTAAAGGCAGGCACGTATACGTTTCTATCATTTTTAACTGGAGTTCAGCATAAACGGTCAGGCTAG